A single genomic interval of Staphylococcus hyicus harbors:
- the gatC gene encoding Asp-tRNA(Asn)/Glu-tRNA(Gln) amidotransferase subunit GatC — translation MTEITHEQVKHIANLARLNVSDKESKEIQETLAGVLDFCHQIDSVDTENVKPTNHVLDLQNVLRDDVAHKGLPQEKALANAKEVEAGQFKVPAVMNGEDA, via the coding sequence ATGACCGAAATAACACATGAACAAGTGAAGCACATTGCTAACCTTGCACGTTTAAATGTGTCAGATAAAGAGTCAAAAGAAATTCAAGAGACGTTAGCAGGTGTGTTAGATTTTTGTCATCAAATTGATTCAGTTGATACAGAAAATGTAAAACCTACGAATCACGTATTAGATTTGCAAAATGTTTTAAGAGATGATGTGGCACATAAAGGTTTACCACAAGAAAAAGCATTAGCAAATGCCAAAGAGGTAGAGGCAGGTCAATTTAAAGTACCTGCAGTGATGAATGGGGAGGACGCATAA